A section of the Penaeus chinensis breed Huanghai No. 1 chromosome 17, ASM1920278v2, whole genome shotgun sequence genome encodes:
- the LOC125034186 gene encoding uncharacterized protein LOC125034186, with protein MKASLPMALTLAIALCSGTKIAGAEVAHDNLALPQGDTQRFVLPAPGLRHRPTGPQQVTQQQFVGNVGKQLLQDYGGNGGINTGPSGNGIVGNLLPLDPGTAMPQVLALDVACQRDQMRVRLTFDSPFNGVVYSKGYYGNPQCSYVAPGTSRSEYEFVVVSGTCGTRFVETPGAPSYLENTVVIQNEPGIQEVWDTARGVRCVFEGAGGDSTQRVSAALSVAMLDQQVVSFAADSQASASLDIQIGRGPFAPSASGMVKIGELMTMVVAVEGPASADVLVRQCVAHDGSRQNPYQLTDENGCVLGSKKKILGSWQKSRDTGNSKIPVVTFSHFQAFKFPDKNDVYIECQVDLCSNGCPICPEDGSAGRRRRAVPAARAELPPPGTLGEAAERMEAQLFRERSAARAAGAKGGARAVANDLAKNESAGAPVRVARRLRVLSPEDISVGGDEFSTVTLVTKNAGAAPEDVCMSVATFVGGLVVMLAVLVLSSVVTAVLCLRVRTIPSAASTYPPDSSFHAFSTVSGKTL; from the exons ATGAAGGCCAGCTTACCCATGGCCCTGACGCTGGCGATTGCTCTATGCTCTGGCacgaag ATTGCTGGTGCAGAGGTGGCACATGACAATCTGGCGCTCCCACAAGGGGACACACAGAGGTTCGTTCTTCCAGCGCCAGGCCTCCGACACAGACCAACAGGGCCACAGCAAGTGACACAACAGCAATTTGTAGGCAACGTGGGAAAGCAGCTGCTTCAAGACTATGGTGGCAACGGTGGGATTAATACTGGGCCTTCTGGCAATG GCATAGTAGGCAACTTGCTTCCCCTGGACCCTGGCACAGCGATGCCCCAGGTGCTGGCATTAGACGTGGCATGCCAAAGGGACCAGATGAGGGTCAGGTTAACTTTCGATTCTCCTTTCAACGGTGTTGTGTATTCGAAG GGTTACTATGGCAACCCACAGTGTAGTTACGTGGCACCGGGAACGAGCAGGAGTGAGTACGAATTTGTGGTGGTGTCGGGCACGTGCGGCACTCGCTTCGTGGAGACCCCGGGCGCCCCGTCGTACCTGGAAAACACAGTCGTCATTCAGAACGAGCCTGGCATCCAGGAG GTGTGGGACACCGCCCGTGGCGTGCGCTGCGTGTTCGAGGGCGCGGGCGGCGACTCGACGCAGCGGGTTAGCGCGGCGCTGAGCGTGGCCATGCTGGACCAGCAGGTCGTGTCCTTCGCCGCCGACTCGCAGGCCTCCGCCTCGCTCGACATCCAG ATCGGGCGCGGCCCCTTCGCCCCGTCGGCGTCGGGCATGGTCAAGATCGGCGagctgatgacgatggtggtggccGTCGAGGGCCCCGCCAGCGCCGACGTCCTCGTCAGACAGTGCGTCGCCCACGACGGATCCAGGCAGAACCCCTACCAACTCACGGACGAG AACGGCTGTGTCCTCGGCTCCAAGAAGAAAATTTTGGGTTCGTGGCAAAAATCCCGTGACACTGGCAACTCCAAAATTCCTGTGGTCACCTTCTCTCACTTCCag GCTTTCAAATTCCCAGACAAGAACGACGTGTATATTGAGTGCCAAGTGGACCTCTGCAGTAACGGCTGCCCCATTTGCCCCGAGGACGGC tccgCCGGTCGTCGTCGGCGCGCGGTTCCCGCGGCCCGCGCGGAGCTGCCTCCTCCAGGCACGCTGGGCGAGGCCGCAGAGCGCATGGAGGCGCAGCTGTTCCGTGAGCGCAGCGCAGCGAGAGCGGCAGGCGCGAAGGGCGGCGCGCGGGCTGTCGCGAACGACCTGGCGAAGAACGAGAGCGCGGGCGCGCCGGTGCGCGTAGCACGGCGCCTGCGCGTGCTCTCGCCGGAGGACATCTCTGTGGGCGGCGACGAGTTCTCGACCGTCACCCTCGTCACCA AGAACGCGGGCGCCGCCCCCGAGGACGTGTGCATGAGCGTGGCGACCTTCGTGGGCGGCCTGGTGGTCATGCTGGCGGTGCTCGTGCTGTCGTCGGTGGTGACGGCGGTGCTGTGCCTGCGCGTGCGCACCATCCCGTCGGCGGCGTCGACGTACCCGCCCGACTCCTCCTTCCACGCCTTCAGCACTGTCTCCGGCAAGACGTTGtga